Sequence from the Ziziphus jujuba cultivar Dongzao chromosome 9, ASM3175591v1 genome:
GGACTTATCTTTGGAgaataaaatacttttatactacttttttttttcaaaaaaaaaaaaaaaaagtcctgtTATTATCTTCAATTGTCTGTAATGATGTTTTCATATTTAATGCAAAGTAGACAAGGGTGAAGTTGACATTATCCTCAATAACTCAAGCTTAGCAAGGTATCTAGTTTTGGGatctatttttcttaattaaaggGGCTGTATGGGTAGACAAGAAGAGAATCTGAACAAAAAGATTATGACTTTTTGTCCTAATGCCAGATAACAAACAGatcttgttttaaatttttggcaAAAGATAACTAACAGATCCTCTGTAAGTGCAAGGATGGAAGCTTTTTATCgtagtaattgattttaattattaGAGTCGGTTCTGTTTGGCATGGTTTTAatgctttcaaaattttaaagcaATTTCTGAAACTGTTTGCATAGAACGTAAGagttattattttcataaaaatttaaaaataaagccATTAAAGTGTAATTTCTCATCTAACTATAAAGTTCTGATTGGTATAATTTTTGAGAAGTCAATAATAACTTTAAgacttaaattaaaattatttttggaagagTATggccaatttttatttaaattttcaaaaacatttttaattcaAATCATTTCCTCACAgagtatttttagaaaaatagaaaaaaaataaaatttattccaaacaaaatctaaaaaagcaAAAGTTATTAAATAGCTTAGTTAACATTTAACCTAAACAacctaaaatttattaaatagttTCATCTGCACCTGAAAGCTATTTGGTCTAATTAATCTCAATTTCTCTTTCTGCCCTTTTTCAAGAATAAGATATCCAAGCAACCAAAGTAAACCatgattgaaattttttttgttttttccagtagttaaaagaaaaaaagattttgattgGATAAAACTAATCACAATAATTATCCGCATCTAAAAGATGTAATCAATTTAGTCAAATTGAAATGGTTTTTGAACCCAGCTGGCAATATTAATGTGGTCTACAAACAAACCCTATGAATCCAAATTGTTCCAAAttccccaatatatatatatatatatatattttcctttttacctAACCCAGTCATATCATATCCCACTAAAAAAACATAATCAGTTGTTATGTTTATCTGAGTCCATTGGCAAAACAGTCACTCTCACAACCAAAATTATAGAAGAGAATCTTGTAGACAAGATATAATGAAAGGACCCCACTTTTATGGGTCCCACTTTTTTCTTtacatacatattattttatggCATGAATTGTATTTGTTTGCTTGCTGACAGAAGTGTGTGAAAATGATGGAAGCTCTCGTTAACTTGTGTTTCTAAATAAgggttttttaaattattattaattttatcattatctAGGTTTTTGAGTTAGCTGATTGGAATTTAAATCTCTGCAGGTATCCACTGATCATTCTTTATATTGGCagaaaagaatagaaaataGAATATATGCAGTAGAAGCTAAAGCTCAATGAGTAATATTCACATCATGCTCACATGGTAGCAggagtaaaatataaaaacttggGTCCCACATTTGAAAGCCATTCCTATTAAAGATTCCTTCAAAAACCAGCCATGGATAATGATCCCGTTTGATGGGTATGGAATAATTTGGAATTATTAAAATGGTAAAGAGCTAAGAGCATTCTCGAAagagcatggaaaaaaaaaaaatggcatatGGTAAAATTCCCCAACCAGCCTAATGCCATTATAAATTTTCTACCAAGCTTTACAGAGCTTGATAAGGTTTTTCTTCAGTCTTATGCTTCTATGACCAAATTCGCCATATACAGTAGGACCATTTATGATGAAttacccttcttcttttttctaaattacatttggagatattattattattattattttgatgagaattataatatattttaaattaaaaagaaaaaaatttcacttaaGTTTAGTTGAATTTAGAATGTGAAAGtatattttcaatgtttttttttttttccatgtaagACAAACttgttttagaattttgttatttatcattaataatgatgatcattaataaaattattattgatatggctattgctaattaattatatttaattatattttgattgtcAAGTGACATTGATTTAGTTGTTATGCTATTTATATCCATATTTGAAGATTATGGATCCAAAATATCAGACAGAAAATTGTTATAaatgacacaaaaaaaaaaaattatgtatttgtttttaattttaaaaatttaatttagaaaaataaaccaTTTTAGATAGACACTTAaattatcaataacatataaaatttcacTTGTAATGGTGAATAACATTTTTGTAAACACtattgaatttataaaataatgggTTGATTTGGGTTTGATTTTAGAGCTTCCCTGTGAATTGGATGCActtgttttttggtaataatgaaTTGGATGCACCTGGCTGTAAAAGTTTTACGTGCTTTATTTTGTGACCTATTAATTGATTGATACACTTTCCTAATTGCTGGTTCACATATGTActtattcatataaaaaaaaggtatttgttgattttttaaactaattgcTGGTTCACGTaagcatttatatatttttaaattgaaagtttgaaattcaaactttgtatattttatttttaatatacggCTCAAGTGGTAATGccctcctttatttatttattttttttgggggtaataaGCGGTAAAATCCTTTTGGTTTAAGATAATTAAGatttctaattttaatattgACATGACCtacaaaacatatttatttatttttttcttaatttaaccAAAATCAAGAGGGTGAATAatacatacacatacacacacgcatacatatatatatatatatatatatatatatacacaacttAATTTAAAGACTAAAAGCCAATAGAATTGTGTTATGATTTTGTGTTATAAAGGGATTATGAGAAGAATAGAAAAATGATGAACAAAggtttttttcatttacaataatattcttctttacatttataataataattttctaatttaatgatCTAAATCAATAACTTATGGAATTTAAATGTAAATAGCTTACCAATTAAGACCAATTTATTTtactatgaaaaaatatatatatatatatatatacgttgcTAATTCTATTGGGCTTTCCCATTTGATCACTGTGGATTGAAAAggctaaaaaacaaaattcataatctatataataaaaatagtttttaatctaaaaaataaattcaaacttgaAATCATTGTTTGTGTAACCCAAATAAAATAAGCTCTCTCCACTCGCCTCCCCTTCCAAATTATAGAGAAACAtatatagtgttttttttttttttttttttttcttttgaggcTGAAAAAACACATATGTGGTGGTCTTGATACAGCTTTGCCACATAAGCTAACATCAGCTTATTACACATTTTAAATGCAATTTGAAAGCTTCTTACGTTTTCTCAAAACCggggctttttattttttatttattttttctttattattctcattattatAGGCTTTAGTGCTACTGACATGGGCCTAACACTCCGTGGGCTGCCCACATACAAACTCTAAGATATCCGGGGATTcattttttacccttttttttttttttttttgtttggagaaaaaaattgttcatgagttatattaaaatttagtataaagTGGCCCAATGGTAAATCCTTTATATCCACACAGTATGACATCCACCAATATGACATCCTGATCaagaaaaatttacattaaaatttcatgattattttttgtcaaatcTAATCTCTCtagcttatattttgaaaaattacaatttatatacattagattttaaatttttttaaactacaaaaattagtttagatgatgaattatttaaataaaaaaatcttgttATTTATTACTGTCTGTAATAATTaccattttatattataaattttaattaaaatatataattttagtattttttatagtcatttaaattattatttgatatataattataatttataatcgtttaataataataacaaataatattttttaaataaaaacgaGGCATTCACTGTTAAGCCactttatgttttgttttggtttttttttttttttttttcatagtaaaaaaataaaaaaaattgtattctaTATTAAGGATCTATTTGATGAGATGAGGAGGAAAGGTATTAACTTAACTTGTGAGTGAGAAGTAAGAGGAAATAATGCTGAGGAaaaacatatgaaaaaaaaaaaaagtggtgaTGTAAATTAAATTTGGGCAAAAGCTCGTATGTATAGTAAGTGGGaggttataattttattttattttttggggaaaattccaacctcaagaaaaaaaaaaaattaattaaaaaaaaaaaaaaaaaaaaagagtcaaacCCACAAGCAACGGTCATGTGTAAGAAACTAGCCCTCTCATTGAAACACAGAAGCCCCATATTTTGGCGCCAAACGTGGATTCAATATCAAATTACAGTTACTAAAGTTCAGGAGAGAAAATGGGAGAGCAAgcaattgagaaaaaaaaacaaagacaaaaacaaaataaacaaaaagaaacagaaaaaatgaaacaacaacaacaaaaataaaacagagacataaataaatataattaagagaaagttaaaaaatttaaaaaaacaaaaaatggcaCAAGCACAGCCTGGGGAGAAGATGCAAGAAGCCCCAAAAATGGAGGTGAAGGACAGGCCGTTCAAATTCAATGCTCAGGCACCGGAATTCGTGCCCAGATCGCAGACCCAGATGCCAATTTCTGGTTATTTCTATCCCTGTTTCCATTTGCTTGGTGGGTCTGGTACTGCTGCTCCTGATTGGATTTATGTTGGAGACCACAATCCCTCCCCCTTTTTCATCTCCAACCCCACTTCGGCCCAGCCCAATTGCTCCAAGAATGTCCTTTCCGATGATCTTCAGAATAAAATCATCAAGCaggttcccttttttttattttttggggggtcATTTTTGAGGTTTCCTTTGATTATGGTTTTTGAATGATCGAGATATGATTAATAAGTTTGGATTTTAGCTTTTATTCCCTTTTTCTTGTGCTGCTATCATTTAATTTTCTTGAAATTGGCTCTGTCATTTCATGATCATATGTTGTTTATTCTATTGATCTTATTGAATTGTGACATTTAATTTGTGAGCAAATTATCGATTTCCATAGATTTTTGGGTCAAGAACATTATACCAATATCGATCACCTATGCCCGGCTCCATGTAGATTCAATTCACTGTTTAGATACGTATCTGCTTGATCCTGATTAAGGCAGAAAACATTACTTATCTCTCTAGGAGTAAGGGATAATCCCATTTGGGCCATTCATTTCGACCCTTCTGATTGTCTGAATGTCTGTGGTTAAAAACATTTGCAATTGGCTTTGCAAGGAATTATAATGACATTTAACTGGGATCTTTCTTCTTATTGAGGTTCCTATATCATATCCATTTTTTGAGCACATTTCTTACCAGACCACGCTCATCTTGGCTAACCAATCTTTTTGTTATGGCTCTCTCCAATGTCTACTTTGTCATGCTACTTGTTTTATAAATTGGGGACATAGAGGTTGTCTGCGTAAATGGTTCTTGAAATAATTCTTGAGTTTAAGCCATTAGGTCATGTTTGTCATGCCTGTTTCTTTTTTGGCAGTGTGCCAAGATTTCTTTAACTTCCTGCATCCAACACAGCCGACCCGAATCGATTACCCTGCATAATGATAGTGTTTAGTTGAGAATAGAATCTCATAAGGAATCATGGTACACTTGCATACAATTATTTTGTGCAGTGTATTCACACTCCCTAGTAAAGCCAACATACTAACAAATGCAACTTTATGTAAAACTTATAGATGCCTATAGTCATCAAGTTATAATGATTGCTAGGCTTAATTCTGCTCAATATGTTGCCACATCAATATTGAAAAGTTCCTTGTAGCTGTAGGAACCAGGGTTTGTACTTGAGCTTGTTGAATATAAAGATGAACTGTGTATTGAATACTGAACAGGTGGAATACCAGTTTAGTGACATGAGTCTACTTGCAAATGAATCTTTGATGAAACACATAAGTAGAGACCCTGAAGGTTATGGTAAGCATCATCAAAGGGTACTCTATGAAACATTAGCATAATCGAGTTTTCCTATATGTTTTCTAGTGgtatcattttaatttattctcttttcatAATCTATAGTTCCTGTATCCGTCATTGCTTCTACAAAAAAGATCAAATCCCTTACTAATAATCACCATATAGTTGTCCAAGCACTCCGGTCCTCTTTAAAGCTTGTAAGTTTCTTTCAGTAATCTGGTGAAAAGTTTGTTAGTTAATTATCaagttcaaattaattaatcaattacttTTATCTTCAATATGGTTTTCAAATTTACATGCTAGTTGATTATGTCTTAAAGGTTGTAAGCGATGATGGGAAAAAGATTAGGCGTAAGCACCCTTTCACTGAAAAAGACAAGGAGGAATTGCATGTAAGAATGGATGCTTTCTGCATTATTAAGACATGTAcccttcttcttcaatttttattttttggtaccCTTTACAGATTCAAAAACCTCTAAAATGCTTTTGCAATTAATATTTATCTAAATGTGGAGTACCTTTCTTGTCTTGCAGTCTCGTACTGTTGTAGCTGAGAATTTGCCTGAGGATCACTCTCATCAAAGCCTTGAAAGAATATTTAGTGCAGTTGGAAGGTTGGATCTTTGAACTTATACATCCTGTTCATTTTAGTAACAAACATTTTGAGAAAATCCTCAATCATAGTATCAATGCTTGTTGTCAATTGTTGTCAACAGTGTGAAGACAATCCGAGTGTGCCATCCTCATGAATCCAATTCTTCCCGTTCTAAAGGTGATTTCTTTATCAGTAACAAGGTATAAGATTAAATCAAaacttctcttcttttttttgcctCTCAAGTTCTTTTAATAGCCAGAATAcaccaaatatttttttcttatagttTTTAAACTTGTTTCTTTAAAGCTCCATGCACTTGTTGAGTACCAGACAATGGAGATGGCTGACAAAGCGGTTAGTTAGCAACAAAAGAACTTTTTAGAGCTTCAAGCCCTT
This genomic interval carries:
- the LOC107411195 gene encoding la-related protein 6C, producing MAQAQPGEKMQEAPKMEVKDRPFKFNAQAPEFVPRSQTQMPISGYFYPCFHLLGGSGTAAPDWIYVGDHNPSPFFISNPTSAQPNCSKNVLSDDLQNKIIKQVEYQFSDMSLLANESLMKHISRDPEGYVPVSVIASTKKIKSLTNNHHIVVQALRSSLKLVVSDDGKKIRRKHPFTEKDKEELHSRTVVAENLPEDHSHQSLERIFSAVGSVKTIRVCHPHESNSSRSKGDFFISNKLHALVEYQTMEMADKAVEKLNDERNWRKGLRVRLLLRCSPKSVLKNRKSDFDGILDDDDPPAPDSPEDSSQPNNIDLVIESNAEENSGGSKKGWARGRGKARGRSQNHSGRGLLAPTPQSNSIIQSEATGKQSSKGPRMPDGTRGFTMGRGKPLSTPTLANLPKE